In Triticum aestivum cultivar Chinese Spring chromosome 5B, IWGSC CS RefSeq v2.1, whole genome shotgun sequence, the following proteins share a genomic window:
- the LOC123117727 gene encoding putative F-box protein At5g50220: MANGAANPEMEKKFPADVEAPKATETAVDTYQKKTEALSLSAPEDDGGGVLPLDLLHDILLRLPAKSVCRFRAVCTAWHSLLCHLDFIAAAQPGPRIAVGLCYDGSGDVVVSVLDMDSGRVLKRVSIDVTSRHDTTPPHETPDVSPERAVCVVGNDGRLHLIDPATGAVKLLPDPPASNHMSTLCTLGCAALTGEYKVLAIANAAKHAWQQICQIITLNDNGGEQRWRETGTPGYSLLAPLPPWTYSREVAVVEGVAYFLVKPDHTLDVQHAWIMAFDLGDKVWQPDALQGPECKHNVALATLEGKLVVCHDNRQTFMELWFLVDPDQADWCMRHKIVMPSLKLSSPVPTSGMYFGKPLAGLDDRMIVMWMRVTPTGCSIPLDTVLRYYDPKTRAFTDGMQVAKCSHVTVHTWSILYSGRGGIRRAALES, encoded by the coding sequence ATGGCCAACGGCGCCGCCAACCCCGAGATGGAGAAGAAGTTCCCGGCCGACGTCGAGGCTCCTAAGGCCACCGAGACGGCAGTGGACACATACCAGAAGAAGACGGAGGCGCTCTCGCTATCGGCGccggaggacgacggcggcggcgtcctGCCACTCGACCTGCTCCACGACATCCTACTGCGCCTTCCTGCCAAGTCGGTCTGCCGCTTCCGGGCCGTTTGCACCGCATGGCACTCCCTGCTCTGCCACCTGGATTTCATCGCAGCCGCTCAACCTGGCCCGCGCATCGCAGTCGGCCTGTGCTATGACGGCTCTGGCGATGTCGTCGTCAGCGTCTTGGACATGGATTCTGGCCGCGTCCTCAAGCGGGTGAGCATTGACGTCACAAGCCGCCACGACACGACGCCACCGCACGAGACGCCCGACGTGAGTCCTGAACGAGCAGTCTGTGTCGTGGGCAACGACGGGCGGCTCCACCTGATCGACCCTGCCACTGGCGCAGTCAAACTCTTGCCTGACCCGCCGGCATCAAACCACATGTCTACTTTGTGCACGCTTGGGTGCGCCGCCTTGACGGGAGAGTACAAGGTGCTCGCCATCGCGAACGCAGCTAAGCATGCGTGGCAGCAGATATGCCAGATCATCACCCTCAACGATAATGGCGGGGAGCAGCGCTGGAGGGAGACGGGGACCCCAGGGTACAGTTTGCTAGCGCCACTACCGCCATGGACTTACAGCAGGGAAGTCGCTGTGGTCGAGGGGGTGGCCTACTTCCTGGTCAAGCCGGACCACACGCTCGACGTGCAGCATGCCTGGATCATGGCGTTTGACCTTGGAGACAAGGTGTGGCAGCCGGATGCGCTCCAAGGCCCGGAGTGCAAGCACAATGTCGCCTTAGCCACACTTGAAGGCAAACTCGTTGTGTGCCATGACAACCGCCAAACCTTCATGGAGCTATGGTTTCTTGTGGACCCTGACCAGGCTGACTGGTGTATGCGGCACAAGATTGTCATGCCCTCTCTTAAGCTCTCGTCACCGGTGCCGACTTCTGGCATGTATTTCGGGAAGCCATTAGCGGGGCTAGACGACCGAATGATTGTCATGTGGATGCGGGTGACACCAACAGGCTGCAGCATCCCGCTGGACACGGTGCTGCGGTATTACGACCCAAAAACCAGGGCTTTCACAGATGGAATGCAGGTAGCAAAGTGCAGCCATGTTACTGTGCACACGTGGAGCATATTGTATTCAGGAAGAGGAGGGATCAGGAGAGCTGCATTAGAGAGCTAG